AGAATGTGCGATtagatatataaataatgattATATACATGCTGTGTTTTTAtcaaactaaaaataaaaaatgaatacCATACACATTTTATACAGACACCACAGCACTTGTATAGTAAATGAAGTGTAATATGATAACAAACTAAATCGAatacaataaaattaaaatcaaaattaataaaacagaataaataacaatgatggaaaaaaaaaaaaaaaatgctttCATTAAATCATTAACTCAGACTTTCCACTCCTtcaatttcctttttttcctttcacAAAAAGCACCTAcctttttaatgaaaatatacacatttctttattttctaaaataaatagaaaataaaattttctcattaaaaaaaaagcttggtaataaatataaGATCAACAGAAATgaatatatacataattttctcttttttggACGACAACATTAATTACAaaagttgttgttgttgttgttgttgtggctgatgttgtttttggtaatcgccattattaaataataagttTAGCACACCTTCAAAACCTTTTCTTCCCTTCATTGCATTATCATGAAATCTTTGAACGGACCAATCTTCAATCTTTGCACACATCTTAGAAAACGTAAAATAAGCGGTAATCTGGGCTTCTTGTTCGAACAgagttttatttaaaggATCCTGTGGATGTGGAGAATATCTAACTGTTTCGAATACTTTCAAAATGTTACAACCAGTCAAATTAGAACTTTCCATAGTTAATGTTTTGGTATTTAAATCCACTACGGAGATCTCACGAATATATGAGGTGTTATCGGAGCCCACTAACATCATGACCCACTGAGGAACACCTTGTTTGACTGTAATTAATCTCTCGCTTATTAACTTGGTTCCAtcttcatttatttttctttgaagAACATCCACAGCCTTAACATGGGTGGACATTTCATTTGGATATTTACGCCAATTGGCACTAGTCACTTTATCCCAAGAATATGGGAATTCGcatgaattattaaaaagctTCATTTTGTGTATGTGtgtaatattatatttgtgccgataaatgaaaaataaaagcaaaactcaattttttttttttttttttttttttttttttttttttggatatgtattttgaaattgaataaaagaaatatatttatatatgtattctAAAATTAACGTTAAAATTAGTATGTTTGTATTTTCATGatttgatttatatatgaaaaatatttgcatttttttttgttttctttttctttttcttttcttttcctttttctttttccccttttcattattttttcgtTATTTCATTATTCGCTTTTTATTGGGTTTTTCCCCCGCATCGGCTTAAACTTTTGCTTGCTTAtcttaaatttaaaaatggaaCAAAAGTTAAAACGGCGGGAGGGGGTAAGGGAGTTGGGCCAATGCATGTGAAATATTCACTAGTAAATTTTATGTGACAATTTTAACTGTTAAAGCACGCACAATTTAACCCATcctcttttaaatttccGAGTTTCGGAACCGATATTTAAAGAATATGAATGTCTTAGATTCGAAGCTATTGCGAACGTTTttcttgaaaaataaaaaaaaataaaaaaaaaaaaaatacatgtCATACACACCCTCAAGTCCGAGGAATCCGtgaaaaatacatatatacgTATATAGAAAAgatttcattattttttattacccCCAAGGAACCATACATCTGCATTATCTTTATCATCATCTCCATATAAATCCAAAGTAAATGCAGGTTTTTTATAAGCCCCGATATTATCTTTGTCTTGAGCCTGATCCTTTATATCTTCACCAGATAAgcttttgttattataaatagtaCTATCAGAATAATTCATATCATTGTGACTATAGTCTAAACCGTTACCGTTTTTAATATGATCTTCATCTTCCGAATATTCATTACCGGCATAATCCCAAGTAGTAACATTGGCGCTGGCATTGGACGTGCTATTATCGTTATTATCACTTCCCCCATATATATCTAATCCCGTTAAATTTGGTTTGTGTAACGTAGATGTCGTACTACTGGTGGTGTAATCACTTTTAAGATCCTCCTTATCATCAGCAATAGTACTAGTGCTAGCAGTGGTATCATCCAGTTCATTCCTTTTCTTGAATCCTAACCTAAAAAATTGAGACTCCTCAATACCATTATCTAAATTTAAACTAGTTGAAACATTTTTTGAATCTTTATTAAACTCTGCAAATGATTTATTGATCAACTTAGCATTAAATACGGTtgtgttgttgtttatatttttatttgtattactGGCTGTAGAAGATAAAATATGCTGTGGATCACCTGTGGTTAGATACTTTGTAAAAATCTCCGGTGGAACATAATTACTTAtagtattggtattattcGTTCCTAACCCACCTACTAACTCAGAAAACGAATCAAATctcatattattattattattattattattattattattgccattATTTACGGTATTAccatttgtattattattgttattgttaaatAAAGCAGAAGCTAAAGATATATCTGAATTATCTCTGCTTGAAGCAGGCGATGAAATTCTAGAATAAAATTCTGGGGGAATCAAGGAATCATCAATCAtagtactattattatgaatattattCAACGCAGAATTTCTATTCGTTCCgccactattattactataattaaatttaggACTATTTACCATAGAATTAGCAATAATTCCTGGCTCAgcgttgttattattgggGTTACCGTTGAGTGGAACAGGAGTAGCGACAATATTATCgcttttctttaataatgTGTTTCTTCTTGAACGAGCATTAATCTTTCTAATGGCCGTACTTAACAATAAACTGTTcatactattattactcCCATTACTTGAATTATTTCtatggtaataatagttattattgttattatttctattgtATCTATCAAATTCACCATCATGCCTATAAATATTCGAATAATAACTTCCTGTTATTTGGTGGGAATTTTCTTTAGTTGAACACATTGCATCTTCCATGTTCTCCTCAGAATAATACTTGTCGTCATTATTTGCTGATTGTTTCTGTTCAGGGGCTGGTATATcagatttaattttatcctCCACTTTTATCTCTGGTTTATTGGAAAACGAGTATTTTTGCAATTTGTCAGCAACGCCTGTGGGCAGCTCCCTGTTCTGTACTCTTTGAGAATATGTAGGAATATGCAATATTATACCAAGATCATTATCCTCATCTTCATTATCCTCCTCTTCCTCATAATCATCTTCATAAGTATCTTGATCCGATAGACTATTAACAGCATCAGACGGTTCTTCTTTGTTTAGATTGTTAGTAACACTGCCAACAGATCCTCCTTCATAGCCCCTTCTTCTTATACCGTCTTGAATACTAGCATAATTCAATGATTTGATTGATGTATTAGAGGGTATAACACGGATAGATTTGTCCTTGTTTGACGAAATATCTTGAAAAGACAATAAAGATGACGAATCTCTCCTTAATTTTGGTATATCTTCAGAGAACAGTGTATTTTGCTCTCTTCCCTCCTTATCTTGCCGTACTACTCTGCTTTGGGAGCCTGTTGTGTTTTGTTCTTGTTCCTTTTCCTCCTCCGGTTCATAATATTCATCCTTATTCTCTTCTTGTTCCGAAGAACCCCTACGTCCTAAGGGTGAAACCGAATCCATCTCCCTTTTTCTCTCATTTATTAGTCTTCCCCTTGTTTTTTGATGGTAACGTGAGCAGTTATCCTTGGTGGAttgattgtttttatttcctgTGATATTAACCAGTGAATCTTCAGTTAAAAAACTATCTAAGGGTCCATCAGATAGCATAGTTAATAAGGCTTTGATACCGGCACTATTTGTAATGACAATCACGCAAATGTCCCATCTTTTAGAGATTAAAGACATGTCCATATTAGAATCATGCTCGTGGTGCTGAAATAAACTGctcaattttaaataatagtCTTTAAAAGGGGTAGGTTTTGCTACCTTATCCATCATAATAGAATTTTCAACCAATggaaaatcaataaaacaattcaaatattgatttttatcattagtCTTACTCCCATGTAGTAACTCTGCCTTAAGAAATGTGCTAAACCATCTTAAGCTAGTTGGAGTGACTTGTATGCTTACATGTAATTCGATTTTTTGCTTTAAATCGTTCTttgtctttattttttgtagtaATCTATTGTAACATTCCTCtacaatatattttattgttcCCACGTACCTCAATGAACCACTAGACCGAATAGAAagtttgtatatttttgctATTGAGCTATTGTCACTGTTAGCCTCTTGGTCACCTATTTCAAActtgttaaaaattaagTCTTTTAAAGTGTGtactttaaattttttgttaaatttcATAATTTTATTGTGTGTAATCTCATCGTTATAATAATCTATAGTGGGTATATCAATGTAAATatctatttcttttgtttctatgtaatcatcatcataaGCATTTAAAGTGGGGTTTTGTTTTGAGATACATagattattcttttttatagGATGATTATAGTATGTCAATAGAAAtagattatttaatttttgtaatcgtactttattaatatcCATAATTGTTTAGTACTGATGTTTAGGTTACTGAGTGAGTTCgtgtttattattgttgttattgttggtaaTAGTAGTATTGTTTTTACTGTGCAaggtattaaaaaaaaaaaaaaaaaaaaaaaaaaaagaaaaaaaaaaaaaactttgcctgtaaattttatatgatgggattatatataatttataaaaaaatgtgataaaagaattacatttatttattttaaaagaataaattaCATAGTGTGATCATGATCTGTTTTCCATTCCCATTTTACGCTTCtcgtttaaaaataaaaaagaaaaaaagaaaaaagtcaGTGGATTCAATCGATAGTCCTTGGTTGTTTTGTCCGAATTTCAATACCGATTGGTATACCTGTGCATTACCAccataaaatatataaaacattttattatttgaaaggAAAAGGGGACGGACGAGAGGGGAGTGATACGTTGTTTTACTGTAGAACAAATCCTTTATACCACGCATCAACGTTTCAAAGATATctttgaatatttaaaaaaagaaaaaaaaaaaatgacttCAAACGGTTGAGGTGCTCAACAAATCTGAATAACCTTAGATAATGTTTTTCTAAACGAGTGACTaattaatactaataagattgtttatttattttatttttccttttttttttttttttcccttttggGCAGACGGgtttaatataattatagaTAGGGCCAATAGATAACCATATATTTCAacgttaatattatttaaagaaaaacagTTAAGAAGGTTTAAGGGGAAGGGAAATGACCAAACTAGAATGCAATGAGAAAGAAATTGCTCAAAAATGTGGAATAACCCTTGATATCCTTaggaaattgaaaaaacaaacgTTAGatgcaaaaaataaatcttaTTCACCATATTCTCATTTCAAGGTAGGttgttgtttattaatCACTAGTAATGATACTGATGATACAAATAATGCAACAGCGTTCCTGCAAGGTACCAATGTAGAAAATGCATCATATGGTAATGCAATATGTGCAGAGAGGTCTGCTATAGTATCTGCAATATCACAAGGTTATAGTAAATCCAATGGCTACAAATTTAAATGTATCGCTATAGTAGCTGATACTACTGAGAATGATTTTATAACGCCTTGTGGTATATGTAGACAAGTAATTAGAGAGTTTTGTAACGACACGACTaagataataatgtttAATTATGATTGTACCATTTGTTGTTTGAAAACCATTAATGACTTGTTACCATTAAGCTTTGGTCCCGAATATCTATGAAAATATCAgttcatttatatatatatatatatataacagaATCATTAACATGGAACAAACCATAACATAACATTTTTTGGGGGATAATCATAGTAACCAACCATTTTTGTATCACTGGGTTTTTTGCATAACAATGATATTTAAAAGGATGGGAAGCATATGCTAAATAGGTATGTATGGGTTTTGTATTGCTATATATCTAAATACCTTCCATTACAAGAAATATGCGTCAAAAttagacaaaaaaaagaagaagaaaaaaaaagaaaagaaaaaaaaagaaaaaaacttttcgattttacattttattttatttcactctgttttattttattttctttcttcttcttttcttcttttattcttttattcttttattcttttattctttccactttttattttattttattttattttattttatttttttctttcttaaaaaagaaaagcgAAGGATAAACAGAACTAAACAATAAttagtaataaataatgtCCGTTTGTGCTGGGCTACAATGTGGTAAAGAAACCAAAAGCGAATTGAAATGCCCAATTTGCTTGAAACAAGGCAAAGATAGTATTTTTTGTGATGATGGTTGCTATAAAGACAATTATAAGGCACATAAAGCTATTCATTATAAAACTGAGAATGATCCATCAGCTTATGATCCCTTcccaaaatataaatataccGGGAATTTAAGAGCACAATATCCATTAACTCCAAAGAGGGAGGTTCCAGCATCAATCCCTAAGCCAGATTGGGCCTCTAATGGTTTTCCAGTTAGTGAGCAACTGAACGATAGATTAAATAAGATTCCAGTTTATACTAAAGAGGAAATTAAGAAGATCCGCAAAGCTTGTATGTTGGGAAGAGAAATCTTGGATATTGCAGCCAGCCATGTCAAACCAGGAGTTAAAACTGATGATATTGATAAAGTAGTTCATGAAGAAACCATCAAAAGAAATGCCTATCCATCTCCattgaattattataattttccaaaaagtGTTTGTACATCAGTTAATGAAGTTATTTGTCATGGAATTCCAGATCAATATGAATTGAAAGAAGGTGACATTGTTAATATTGATGTTTCTCTGTTTTATCAGGGTTTCCATGCTGATTTAAACGAAACTTACTATGTTGGCGAAAATATAAGTAAACAGGCTATAAATACCGTCGAAACATCTAGAGAATGTTTGAAATTGGCCATTAAACATTGTAAACCGGGAGCTACGTTTCAAGAATTGGGTGATtacattgaaaaatatgcAAATGAAAACAAATGTTCTGTAGTTAGAACATATTGTGGTCACGGGGTtggtaaatattttcattgttCTCCAAACATTCCTCATTATGCTAAAAATAGAACACCAGGTGTTATGAAACCAGGAATGGTTTTTACCATTGAACCAATGATTAATGAGGGCTCCTGGAAAGATGTTTCTTGGCCAGATGATTGGACCTCTTCTACTATCGATGGTAAATTAAGTGCACAATTTGAACATACTTTATTGGTTACAGAACATGGTGTTGAAATTTTGACTGCTAGAAATAAGAAATCGCCTGGTGGTCCAAGATCAAGAATTAAATAAGACGATTGAATGAAggaaatttcaaaatacttttttttttttttttttttccttcctgataatgatgttagggtaaataaaaacttatGATATCTATAGTATATAGTAGAAACTTTTTACTGCTTTTAGCTATTTGTAGTTAAATATCTGCGAgataagtaaaaaaaaaaaaaaaaaaaaaaaaagatgcaTTATGTATAATTGATTTTTCTCTGTTATTTAACATTAAGGTTCTTCGGTTGACATTATCATGACCACATTCAGTCATCTactctattttattttggttatTATCCACTTCCATCAAAAGTTTGTTTAAAAGCCCAAGTAAATTAGTATCTTCCGTTTTCGTgtaaaatgatattaataatagtaaaaaagaaaaaatttttttttctttttttttttttcgttttagctcaaaaataaatttatgatatttttttggaaattaaaaagaaaaagcatTTACGTACATTTCTTCTATGTGgcaaaaattaagaaaaaaaaaaaaaaaaaaaaagacctTAGCATCAGAAACTTATTATTACCTCTCAAAAactaactttttttaaaaaaaaaaaaacaagaaaagtcttaatacatatataaacacatatatatctatatacacatatatcTATACACAAGTACGCTTTGCTCAGAGTGCTAAAAAGAACAATAATTGAAAcatagataaaaataaaggacATGTCTTTGCAATTGTTAAATCCTAAGGCAGAATCGTTAAGAAGAGATGCAGCTTTGAAAGTTAATGTAACTTCAGCTGTAGGGTTACAAGAAGTTTTAGAAACAAACATGGGACCAAAGGGtactttaaaaatgttagtTGATGGAGCTGGCAATATTAAATTGACTAAAGACGGGAAAGTCTTATTGACTGAGATGCAAATTCAATCGCCTACGGCCGTCATGATTGCTCGTGCCGCTGCTGCCCAAGATGAAATTACTGGGGATGGTACCACAACGGTGGTTTGTTTTGTTGGTGAATTAATGAAACAAGCTTTCAGATTTATCCAAGAAGGTGTTCATCCAAGAATTATTACTGATGGCTTTGAAATTGCCAGAAAAGAAACAACCAAATATTTAgatgattttaaaatcgATAAATCCAAGGAAATTACTGTCGATAGAGAATTTCTATTACAAGTAGCCAGAAGTTCACTATCCACCAAAGTAGTTCCGGAATTAACAGAAGTTTTAACGCCCATTGTTACAGATGCAGTTTTAagtgttaaaaataatgaaaatttagatttatatatgatcGAAATTATGCAAATGCAACACTTGAGTGCCAAAGATACAAAGTTAATTAAGGGGTTGGTTTTAGATCATGGTGCAAGACATCCTGATATGCCTAAAATTGTCAAAAATGCctatgttttaattttaaatgtttcCTTAGAATATGAGAAGACTGAAGTTAACTCtggatttttttatagttcTGCCGAAGAAAGAGATAAATTGGCTGCTAGTGAAAGGAAATTTgttgatgaaaaattaaaaaaaattatagatttgaaaaatgaagTTTGTGGGCTTGATAGTAATAAAGggtttgttattattaatcaaAAGGGTATTGACCCAATGTCCCTAGATATTTTagctaaaaataacattttggCTTTAAGAAGAGCCAAAAGAAGAAACATGGAAAGATTACAATTGGTTACCGGTGGTATAGCTCAAAACTCTGTTGACGACTTGACACCAGATATTTTAGGGTTTTCAGGTTTGGTTTATGAAGAAACAATTGgtgaagaaaaatttactTATGTCACAGAGAATAAAGATCCTAAATCATGTACCATCCTGATTAAAGGGCCTACTTTCTATTCGTTGAAACAAACCTCAGATGCTGTTAGAGATGGTTTAAGAGCTGTAgcaaatgttttaaaagacGGCTGTGTTATTCCAGGAGCTGGTgcattttttattgctgCTTCCgatcatttaaaaaaagctaATATGAGTAAATTAGGATGCAAGGGTAAAACTAAAACTGGTATCCAAGCTTTCGCAGAAGCTTTATTAGTGGTTCCAAAGACTTTGATTAAGAATTCTGGTTATGATGCTTTAGATGTCTTAGCTACATGCCAAGATGAGTTGGATAATTGTGAAGAAGGAGAAACCAGAATTGTTGGCGTTGATTTGAATATCGGTGACTCATGCGATCCTACCATTGAAGGTATTTGGGATTCGTATCGTGTAGTTAGAAATGCTATTAATGGTGCTACGGGTATTGCAAGTAATTTGTTATTGTGTGATGAACTACTTAGAGCTGGTAGATCTACTTTAAAAGAAGGACCACCCCAAtgagataaaaaaaaaaaaactatgatataataacttttttttttttttattcttgttATACGGAGAACGCCAACTATCCTTCTGTACATTTATTGagaatttaataatagtacaCGTGTAAATTagtgatttattattttaaatttattaataccttttcttttttttttttttttttttttttgtacaaAATGTATCAAATTTAAAGATATGTTAAAGTAATAACAACTAACATAAATCCTTTTTTAGACCTTTTTGCTTCTTTAGTTCTTCAGATCCTGAAAGGTTTGAAGTACATTGATTAATGACTAGATCTGAATACCGAACTTCGAAACCTTACTATCCGAATTTTTAACTTTCCCCGTTTtatttcaacaaaaaaaaaataaataaataaataaaaaaaaaaaaaaatatttgttggccaaaaataatgaaacaGCTACAAccaaaccttttttttttttgttttttgttttttgttgacattatttctttttcttagtATTAACAACTAGAAAACTTTCTAACCAATCAATAAAAAGCAAAGTTAActacataaaaatatatagaaACACGCAACTCAAACATGGAAAACGATTCTTTACGTGAAAAACAAGTTTCCGTTATTGAGAAACTATTAATGTTTAATGAAGATCCTAAAAACATACAACATGATTTGACCTctgattttaataataacgaatTGGTTTGGAAAGTCTTAATTTTGGACAGAAAAAGTACTGGTATCATCTCATCCGTTTTAAGAGTCAACGACTTGCTAAAGAAGGGTGTAACTGTTCATACTTCAATTAAACAATCAAGAACACCTTTGCCGGATGTTCCAGCTATCTACTTTGTTCAACCTACTAAAGAgaatattgatattatcaTTCAAGATTTATCAAATGATATgtatagttttttttatatcaacTTTACATCATCAATTTCCAGAGATTTATTGGAATACTTTGCTAAGGAAGTAGCCTTTAAGGGGAAAtgtgataaaataaaacaaatcttTGATCAATATTTGGACTTTATTGTTACAGAACCTGAGCTGTTTAGTTTAGAAATCGATAATGCGTATTATCAATTGAACAGCACAACTAGTTCTGAAGagcaaattattaatttgtgCGATGAAATCGCTAAAGGCTTACTAAACGCTATAATGACAATTGATTCTATACCAATCATTCGAGCCCAAAAGGGAGGGGCTGCGGAAATTGTAGCACAGAAGTTAGATAGCAGATTGCGTGATTATGTTTTGAATACTAAAAATAGTGGCGATTTATTGCCTAGTTCACAATCCTTAGAAAGGACAGTATTGATTTTGCTTGATAGGAATATTGATTTAAAATCCATGCTATCGcattctttattttatgaaTGTTTGGTATTTGACGTTTTTACGATGGCCAGAAACACAATTACATTTCAATAccataaagaaaatgaagcTGCTCCtgtaaaaatgaaagttGATATTGAAccaaaagattttttttggagAGATAATTGTTACTTGCCCTTTCCCGATGCTGTGGAAAATGTAGAAAAcgaattaaataaatataaacaagaGGCTGAAGAAGTCACCAAAAAAACTGGGGTTACcaatttaaatgatttagATCCTAACAGTGCAAATGATACTATTAATATACAGGAGGCTGTCAACAAATTACCAGAGTTAACAGCCAAAAAGCAAATTATTGATTCtcatttcaaaatattggCGTCTTTGATCCCTGAATTGAGCTCTAAAAGTTTAGATACTTTTTATGAAATTGAACAGGAAGATGTTGATCAGTTGAAAACAAGACAAAGATTTTTAGAGGTTTTGAAAGATGATAAAAAGACaaatttagaaaacaaATTGAGAACCTTCGGTATTATGTATTTAAGCTCCAAGGAACCATTACCCAAAACCTTTGTTACACAAGTTGaagaatattttcaaaatcaagACTACGACTGTTCTCCATTAAAATACATTTATAAACTAAGAAAGATGATGGATCTATCCAACATATCATtgttacaaaataaatctttggGCAATGAGTATAATGGACATGGTGACaacaattataataataacaatagtacTAACGGATCCACTGGGAGCGAGTTGTTTTCAGGCTTGtctaaaaaattgtatgGGTTAGCTGGCGATAAAATTCAAGGTGGGGTAGGTTCGTTAGTGTCTCGTGTATCCAATTTATTAACtgaaagaaaaactatACCAATAACTAATATCGTTGAAGCGATTATGGATCCACTAAATagttctaataataatttgcaGACAACAGATTCTTATTTGTATTATGACCCACGGATTTTAAGAGGAGACCTAACAAGACCTCCAAAACGTCAATCATATAACAAGTCTATGGTTTTTGTTGTCGGTGGTGGTAATTATATTGAATACCAAAACTTACAACAATGGGCTCATGGGAATAGTGAACAGGTTAATAAGAAGAAGGTTATTTATGGTAGTACCTCTATCTCCAAGCCAACGGTTTTTTTGAAGGAGATCTCTAAACTAGCA
This Saccharomycodes ludwigii strain NBRC 1722 chromosome II, whole genome shotgun sequence DNA region includes the following protein-coding sequences:
- the SLY1 gene encoding syntaxin-binding protein (similar to Saccharomyces cerevisiae YDR189W | SLY1 | Suppressor of Loss of Ypt1), which codes for MENDSLREKQVSVIEKLLMFNEDPKNIQHDLTSDFNNNELVWKVLILDRKSTGIISSVLRVNDLLKKGVTVHTSIKQSRTPLPDVPAIYFVQPTKENIDIIIQDLSNDMYSFFYINFTSSISRDLLEYFAKEVAFKGKCDKIKQIFDQYLDFIVTEPELFSLEIDNAYYQLNSTTSSEEQIINLCDEIAKGLLNAIMTIDSIPIIRAQKGGAAEIVAQKLDSRLRDYVLNTKNSGDLLPSSQSLERTVLILLDRNIDLKSMLSHSLFYECLVFDVFTMARNTITFQYHKENEAAPVKMKVDIEPKDFFWRDNCYLPFPDAVENVENELNKYKQEAEEVTKKTGVTNLNDLDPNSANDTINIQEAVNKLPELTAKKQIIDSHFKILASLIPELSSKSLDTFYEIEQEDVDQLKTRQRFLEVLKDDKKTNLENKLRTFGIMYLSSKEPLPKTFVTQVEEYFQNQDYDCSPLKYIYKLRKMMDLSNISLLQNKSLGNEYNGHGDNNYNNNNSTNGSTGSELFSGLSKKLYGLAGDKIQGGVGSLVSRVSNLLTERKTIPITNIVEAIMDPLNSSNNNLQTTDSYLYYDPRILRGDLTRPPKRQSYNKSMVFVVGGGNYIEYQNLQQWAHGNSEQVNKKKVIYGSTSISKPTVFLKEISKLA